Proteins from a single region of Oncorhynchus tshawytscha isolate Ot180627B linkage group LG03, Otsh_v2.0, whole genome shotgun sequence:
- the LOC121846248 gene encoding coiled-coil domain-containing protein 8 homolog translates to MGFMPSAEPYAEPSAEPSAEPSAEPSAEPSAEPSAEPSAEPSAEPSAEPSAEPSAEPSAEPSAELYAEPSAEPSAEPSAEPSAEPSAEPSAEPSAEPSAEPSAEPSAEPSAELYAEPSAEPSAEPSAELYAELYAEPSAEPSAELYADPSAEPSAELYAELYAEPSAELYAEPSAELYAEPSAEPSAELYADPSAEPSAELYAELYAEPSAELYADPSAEPSAELYADPSAEPSAELYAELYAEPSAELYAEPSAELYAEPSAELYAEPSAELYAEPSAEPSAELYAEPSAELYAEPSAELYAEPSAELYAEPSAEPSAELYAEPSAELYAEPSAELYAEPSAELYAEPSAELYAEPSAELYAEPSAELYAELYAELYAEPSAELYAELYAELYAEPSAELYAEPSAELYAEPSAELYAEPSAELYAEPSAELYAEPSAELYAEPSAELYAEPSAEPSAEPSAEPSAEPSAEHSAAAEKQENKKAVVGEMVGGICGVLFALLKVKSQQLSYSHFLVLLPLPTSGKLLP, encoded by the exons ATGGGTTTTATG ccatctGCTGAGCCCTATGCTGAGCCCTCTGCTGAGCCTTCTGCTGAGCCCTCTGCTGAGCCATCTGCTGAGCCGTCTGCTGAGCCATCTGCTGAGCCCTCTGCTGAGCCCTCTGCTGAGCCATCTGCTGAGCCATCTGCTGAGCCCTCTGCTGAGCCCTCTGCTGAGCCCTCTGCTGAGCTATATGCTGAGCCCTCTGCTGAGCCATCTGCTGAGCCGTCTGCTGAGCCATCTGCTGAGCCCTCTGCTGAGCCCTCTGCTGAGCCATCTGCTGAGCCATCTGCTGAGCCCTCTGCTGAGCCCTCTGCTGAGCCCTCTGCTGAGCTATATGCTGAGCCCTCTGCTGAGCCCTCTGCTGAGCCCTCTGCTGAGCTCTATGCTGAGCTATATGCTGAGCCCTCTGCTGAGCCCTCTGCTGAGCTCTATGCTGATCCCTCTGCTGAGCCCTCTGCTGAGCTCTATGCTGAGCTCTATGCTGAGCCCTCTGCTGAGCTCTATGCTGAGCCCTCTGCTGAGCTCTATGCTGAGCCCTCTGCTGAGCCCTCTGCTGAGCTCTATGCTGATCCCTCTGCTGAGCCCTCTGCTGAGCTCTATGCTGAGCTCTATGCTGAGCCCTCTGCTGAGCTCTATGCTGATCCCTCTGCTGAGCCCTCTGCTGAGCTCTATGCTGATCCCTCTGCTGAGCCCTCTGCTGAGCTCTATGCTGAGCTCTATGCTGAGCCCTCTGCTGAGCTCTATGCTGAGCCCTCTGCTGAGCTCTATGCTGAGCCCTCTGCTGAGCTCTATGCTGAGCCCTCTGCTGAGCTCTATGCTGAGCCCTCTGCTGAGCCCTCTGCTGAGCTCTATGCTGAGCCCTCTGCTGAGCTCTATGCTGAGCCCTCTGCTGAGCTCTATGCTGAGCCCTCTGCTGAGCTCTATGCTGAGCCCTCTGCTGAGCCCTCTGCTGAGCTCTATGCTGAGCCCTCTGCTGAGCTCTATGCTGAGCCCTCTGCTGAGCTCTATGCTGAGCCCTCTGCTGAGCTCTATGCTGAGCCCTCTGCTGAGCTCTATGCTGAGCCCTCTGCTGAGCTCTATGCTGAGCCCTCTGCTGAGCTCTATGCTGAGCTCTATGCTGAGCTCTATGCTGAGCCCTCTGCTGAGCTCTATGCTGAGCTCTATGCTGAGCTCTATGCTGAGCCCTCTGCTGAGCTCTATGCTGAGCCCTCTGCTGAGCTCTATGCTGAGCCCTCTGCTGAGCTCTATGCTGAGCCCTCTGCTGAGCTCTATGCTGAGCCCTCTGCTGAGCTCTATGCTGAGCCCTCTGCTGAGCTCTATGCTGAGCCCTCTGCTGAGCTCTATGCTGAGCCCTCTGCTGAGCCCTCTGCTGAGCCCTCTGCTGAGCCCTCTGCTGAGCCCTCTGCTGAACACTCTGCAGCTGCTGAGAAACAggaaaataaaaaa
- the LOC112237908 gene encoding indian hedgehog B protein-like, protein MRRSVLVGLFMGCTLLLAPVTEGCGPGRGYGKRRPPKKLTPLSYKQFSPNVAEKTLGASGRHEGKITRNSERFKELTPNYNPDIIFKDEENTAADRLMTQRCKDKLNSLAISVMNMWPGVTLRVTEGWDEDGHHSEDSLHYEGRAVDITTSDRDRNKYAMLARLAVEAGFDWVYYESKAHVHCSVKSEHSVAAKTGGCFPGRSLVTLEDGSSRAVQDLQPGDRVLSSSGVDGSGGELIYSEFLTFLDHEPAARKQFYMLGTETGANLTLTAAHLVFVTEGNCSVGESSKGVVTRTMYASDVRPGQCVLTAGGDKGPQGHLSPVAWIHIQVDTGAFAPLTRHGSLVVDGVLASCYAAMDQHHLAHWAFGPLRLLYSWTGLGTIQGDGLHWYSRVLYWIGTFLLDPGHFHPWGVVTNDVER, encoded by the exons ATGCGTCGCTCCGTGCTTGTGGGCCTCTTCATGGGGTGCACCCTGCTGCTCGCACCTGTAACGGAGGGCTGTGGGCCGGGGAGGGGATATGGCAAGAGACGTCCGCCGAAGAAGCTCACACCCCTCTCTTATAAGCAGTTCAGCCCAAACGTTGCCGAGAAAACACTGGGCGCCAGTGGCAGACATGAAGGCAAAATAACGAGAAATTCAGAACGGTTCAAAGAGCTCACTCCCAACTATAACCCTGATATTATATTTAAAGATGAGGAGAATACGGCTGCCGATCGACTTATGACCCAG cgtTGTAAAGACAAGCTGAACTCCTTGGCCATCTCTGTGATGAACATGTGGCCTGGGGTGACGCTGAGAGTGACAGAAGGATGGGATGAGGACGGGCACCACTCAGAGGACTCCCTCCATTATGAGGGAAGAGCGGTGGACATCACCACGTCTGACCGGGACAGGAACAAGTACGCCATGCTGGCTCGCCTGGCTGTGGAGGCTGGCTTCGACTGGGTCTATTACGAGTCCAAGGCCCACGTGCACTGCAGTGTCAAATCAG agcactCAGTAGCAGCTAAGACCGGGGGTTGTTTCCCGGGTCGTTCCCTGGTGACGCTGGAAGATGGGAGCAGCAGGGCGGTTCAGGACCTCCAGCCGGGTGACCGTGTCCTGTCCTCCTCGGGGGTTGATGGGAGCGGAGGAGAGCTCATCTACAGTGAGTTCCTGACCTTCCTGGACCACGAGCCTGCAGCCAGGAAACAGTTCTACATGTTGGGAACAGAGACGGGAGCAAACCTGACCCTCACCGCGGCTCATCTTGTGTTCGTGACCGAGGGTAACTGTTCAGTGGGGGAGTCGTCCAAGGGGGTTGTCACGCGGACTATGTACGCCAGCGACGTACGGCCAGGGCAGTGTGTGCTGACTGCAGGTGGAGACAAGGGACCACAAGGCCACCTCTCCCCAGTCGCCTGGATCCACATCCAGGTGGACACCGGGGCCTTCGCCCCCCTGACACGCCACGGCTCACTGGTGGTGGACGGCGTTTTAGCCTCGTGCTAcgctgctatggaccagcaccaCCTAGCCCACTGGGCATTTGGTCCCCTCCGCCTGCTGTACAGCTGGACTGGGCTAGGGACTATACAAGGAGACGGACTACACTGGTACTCACGGGTCCTGTATTGGATAGGAACCTTCCTACTGGACCCTGGACACTTCCACCCCTGGGGGGTGGTCACAAATGAtgtggagagatag